The following coding sequences lie in one Apium graveolens cultivar Ventura chromosome 3, ASM990537v1, whole genome shotgun sequence genomic window:
- the LOC141711352 gene encoding uncharacterized protein LOC141711352 isoform X2, producing the protein MALILSLSYTCGCKCGASQKLSKFQQDQRVIQFMMGLNDTYSIMRGSILMRSPLPTVSQAYSLILQEESQREIHSGGHFSADSASLNASTYKHQQSHQSGVSFHKKFAGDSRKVTLQCNYCKKPGHSIDKCYKLHGFPPDFKFTKSKRFAAQVEVPETLVADQSSNTGILNQNTQYANINSGGSGGLTPEMYAQLMSFFKNSQPSDTTPTSANFAGLFSEDATGNW; encoded by the exons ATGGCATTGATTCTCTCACTCTCATATACTTGTGGCTGCAAGTGTGGTGCATCTCAGAAGCTATCTAAATTCCAACAAGATCAAAGAGTTATTCAATTTATGATGGGTCTCAATGACACATATTCAATCATGAGAGGTTCTATTCTGATGAGGTCTCCTTTACCTACTGTTAGTCAAGCATACAGTCTCATTTTGCAAGAAGAGTCACAAAGAGAAATTCATTCAGGAGGACACTTTAGTGCTGATTCTGCCTCATTAAATGCTAGTACTTATAAGCATCAACAATCACATCAATCTGGTGTTTCATTCCATAAGAAGTTTGCTGGTGATTCAAGGAAAGTTACTCTTCAGTGCAATTATTGCAAGAAGCCAGGCCATTCAATTGACAAATGCTACAAATTGCATGGCTTCCCACCTGATTTCAAATTTACAAAATCCAAGAGATTTGCTGCACAAGTTGAAGTCCCAGAAACATTGGTTGCTGATCAGTCTTCAAACACTGGGATTCTTAACCAAAACACTCAATATGCTAATATCAATTCTGGAGGATCTGGAGGTCTCACACCAGAAATGTATGCTCAATTAATGAGTTTCTTTAAGAACTCTCAGCCTTCAGACACTACTCCAACTTCTGCTAATTTTGCTG GGCTCTTCTCTGAAGATGCCACTGGCAATTGGTAA
- the LOC141711352 gene encoding uncharacterized protein LOC141711352 isoform X1, which produces MALILSLSYTCGCKCGASQKLSKFQQDQRVIQFMMGLNDTYSIMRGSILMRSPLPTVSQAYSLILQEESQREIHSGGHFSADSASLNASTYKHQQSHQSGVSFHKKFAGDSRKVTLQCNYCKKPGHSIDKCYKLHGFPPDFKFTKSKRFAAQVEVPETLVADQSSNTGILNQNTQYANINSGGSGGLTPEMYAQLMSFFKNSQPSDTTPTSANFAGNSVSTACLSTTVNYNWIIDSGASDHMCAYKTLFSTMKPLLHPLTVSLPNGHIINIFFIGTISLTPNIILQDVLYVPHFKLNLLSVHKFIEQFQCTINFTHSGCFMQGSSLKMPLAIGKLQKGLYILPHPHAFMSTNSSSAMSSQNDVHVNLCNKDNSVLLWHTRLGHLPFSKLQTLSQNLLINKF; this is translated from the coding sequence ATGGCATTGATTCTCTCACTCTCATATACTTGTGGCTGCAAGTGTGGTGCATCTCAGAAGCTATCTAAATTCCAACAAGATCAAAGAGTTATTCAATTTATGATGGGTCTCAATGACACATATTCAATCATGAGAGGTTCTATTCTGATGAGGTCTCCTTTACCTACTGTTAGTCAAGCATACAGTCTCATTTTGCAAGAAGAGTCACAAAGAGAAATTCATTCAGGAGGACACTTTAGTGCTGATTCTGCCTCATTAAATGCTAGTACTTATAAGCATCAACAATCACATCAATCTGGTGTTTCATTCCATAAGAAGTTTGCTGGTGATTCAAGGAAAGTTACTCTTCAGTGCAATTATTGCAAGAAGCCAGGCCATTCAATTGACAAATGCTACAAATTGCATGGCTTCCCACCTGATTTCAAATTTACAAAATCCAAGAGATTTGCTGCACAAGTTGAAGTCCCAGAAACATTGGTTGCTGATCAGTCTTCAAACACTGGGATTCTTAACCAAAACACTCAATATGCTAATATCAATTCTGGAGGATCTGGAGGTCTCACACCAGAAATGTATGCTCAATTAATGAGTTTCTTTAAGAACTCTCAGCCTTCAGACACTACTCCAACTTCTGCTAATTTTGCTGGTAACTCTGTTTCTACTGCTTGTCTATCTACTACTGTCAACTATAACTGGATAATAGATAGTGGAGCAAGTGACCATATGTGCGCCTATAAAACTCTTTTTTCAACTATGAAACCTCTTCTTCATCCTTTGACTGTTTCCTTACCAAATGGTCATATTATAAACATTTTTTTCATTGGTACTATTTCATTAACTCCTAACATCATTCTTCAAGATGTACTTTATGTGCCACATTTTAAACTCAATTTGTTATCCGTGCATAAGTTCATTGAACAGTTTCAATGTACCATCAACTTTACTCATTCTGGTTGTTTTATGCAGGGCTCTTCTCTGAAGATGCCACTGGCAATTGGTAAGCTTCAGAAGGGCCTCTACATTTTGCCTCATCCACATGCTTTCATGTCTACCAACTCTTCCTCAGCCATGTCTAGTCAAAATGATGTTCATGTTAATCTTTGTAATAAGGATAACTCTGTTTTACTCTGGCATACTAGATTAGGGCATTTACCCTTTTCGAAGTTGCAAACTCTGTCTCAAAATCTGCTGATAAACAAATTCTGA